Genomic DNA from Dermochelys coriacea isolate rDerCor1 chromosome 12, rDerCor1.pri.v4, whole genome shotgun sequence:
GAGAGACAGGGAAAGGAGCAGTGTATCCAGAGAGGCTTGCACTAGGGacaggggaaggggttggaggGTGGCTTTGCCCTAGCGTAGCCTTAGTGATATCTTGTAATGGCCTTATGCTGCTTCCCTTATGAATCGGACTCCGGGCTTCCATAAAGGAGGAATGAGGAAAGGAAGAATGAAGCATAGGAAACCAGAGCACGTATGGCCCCACAGATACTTTACAAATATGCCTCAGGGCTCAATGCAACCTAACCCAAACCAGCATAAGCCCCATTTTGTGCTGGTATAGTGCATGGATGGTAGAGGTTAGCACTGATGTAATTGAGTCAGTTTAGTGAGAGGGTGCCAGCTTGGAAAAATCTGGAACGGTCTTGTGTCTCGGGCAGGAGGGGAGCCCAGCCTTGTGGGGGCATGATCCTGAGGGAAGCAGGGGCTAGGTAGGGTGTGTGTTTGCAGAGGAGTGATTGTGGCACAAAAATACCCAGCATCCCTGTCATTCTCTCGGTGAAGTGCTGCCCCATGCGGGTTCGGAGGTTACAGGGAGAAGAAGGCTAGTCGGGGGCACTGCAACAGTAAGCCCTGGAACATAggtccccttccccttccccttccccttcagcCCAGCCACCAGCTTAGACAGCGGCTCCTGTGCCTGGACTCGCGCAATGGGCCCCACGCTGCCTCTGCCAACGGCCACTGCACCGACCTTGGGCCCCAGCCGCCCCGCCAAGGGTGCCTGGTGCCAGGCGGGCCCCACGCATCGTaccgcagggagggagggggagcgcGAGGCTCAGTGCCCGTTCCCCATGGGGGGCGTCCGCCCCACCCCCTGCGTGTAGGGCCCGCTCTGTCCCTGCCGAGGGGCCCCGCCCTGACCGCCGCCGCCTGCTAATCCCCGCGGTTAGCGCCGCCAGCCCGTTACCgtcggccccgcccccgcccccggccccgccccgctgcCTGTCGGCGGAGCACAGCGGGCCGCCATGGCGCTGGACCACCGGCGCGTTCCGGGCCCGGAGGAGTCGCAGGCCCCGCTGCTGTACGCGCCGCCTGGCGAGGCGGGCCCGGACGCCCCGGGCCGGGAGGCGGCGGCGCTGCGACCGCTCCTGGCGCGGGCCGGGCTGCTGAGCCAGGCCGAGGGCTCGGCCTACGTGGAGCTGGCCGGCGGCACCAAGGTGCTGTGCGCCGTGCGCGGGCCGCGCGAGGCGGCCGAGGGCCGCGGCCGGCTGCTGTGCGAGTTCCGCCGCGCGCCCTTCTCCGCCCGCGGCGCGCGCCCGCGGCCCGGCCCTGCCACCGCCGCCCGCGAGCGCGAGCTGGGCCTGGCGCTGCAGGAGGCGCTGGCGCCGGCCGTGCGCCTGGCGCGCTACCCGCGCGCGCGGCTGGAGCTCACGGCGCTCGTGCTACAGGACGGCGGCTCGGCGCTGGCGGCCGCGCTCTCCGCCGCCGCCCTGGCGCTGGCCGACGCGGGCGTGGAGATGTTCGACCTGGTGGTGGGCTGCGGCCTGTGCCGCGCGCCCGGGCCCGGCGGcgcctggctgctgcagcccgGCGAGGCGGAGGAGCGCGGGGCCGCCGCCCGCCTCACCGTGGCCCTCATGCCCGGCCTCAACCAGGTGGCCGGGCTGCTGGGCAGCGGCCAGGGCGGGCCGCCCGAGAGCTGGGCCCAGGCCCTGCGCCTCGGCCTGGAGGGCTGCCAGCGCCTCTACCCGGTGCTGCGGCGCAGCTTGCTGCGCGCCGCCGAGCGCCGGGCGGCCCAGGGCCCGCGGGCCGTCGGGGCCAGCGCCTGAGCCAAGGCGGGCGGGGCCGGGGATCAACGACGGCCCCCCAGCGACCGGCCCCTAGCTCCCTCAAACCGGTGCCGACTGCTTCCCCTTCCCGGGTAACGGACGCAAGCCCCTGTCCTCCAGGGTATGGGGCAGCCCCGCTCCCAGAGATAATCTGGGGGGGTCCTAGCAGCACAGCCCCTTCTTGCCAGCAAATCTGTGATTTGAGATCGGCCCCCCCCTCGCGCCTGGTGAGCAGGTCAGCagccttcccccgcccccgcaaGACAGCTGGAGACCTGCCccactgctggggtggggggcagagccgCAATCGCAGCCTCCGGCTGCTGGACTGCTCATGGGGCTGCGTAACCGATCCGCGCAGCAGCGCCGCCTGCTCCAAAGGGAAAGCCCCACTGGGGATCCAACAAGGAGGCGGTGtggcccctgcctggggctgctccactcagcaaggaaaagagcCAAGCTGGGGCCTGTCTTCCACGGGGAACGCATCATAGACATTTCCACTGGGGATCAAGCAGCCCCCATGCCCTGAGGAAAATTCTGCACCTGCATGATGGGAAAATTGTGGACATTTCAACCGAAATTGGGACTGAAAACAGGAGGCAGAATCTGGAGCGAGAACATacggagggattttttttcttttcttttcttctcaacTCCAGAACTGAGAGGGGTGAGCTGGAGACGTCTTGTAGAAGAGACTTAACGCTGCAGAAGTTACAGAAACTGTGGCAAACTTTAGGGCAAGTTTCCCACACCCAGTGGCACATTGTGCCCGTGGCAGCTATCATCCTCCATACAACTGTCTACTCTTAAGTGTTTTTAAAGTATAGTAGAAATGGTTTTGTACTTTATGGTTAATACAGTTCAGCGGGTGCCACTGAGATATTAACTGGGTTTTGCAGGTTGTTGGTTCTATGCAAAAATTTGAAGCAGTCCAATCTTTCCATTGGGAGGATTAGACTTCCTTGATATTTTGGTGTGTATAAATGTATTTAGTGTgtgctccagaaaaaaaaaaaacctgtccctCCTGCcttagattttaaaaggtttccgTTGACTCCTAACTGACGGCTAGGATATGGCAAGAAATACTGCTGATCACCAGAGATGCGTTTTATTAGATGgtttgaaatgtttttctgtgattttttttttttgtgacatTTGTTGATTATATCTTAACTCTTCCCCTGAAAATTGAGACTGCATTTTTCCTGGTGTTCATTTCTCTTTCCCTAAAAATGGCAGGAACCATGCTAGTGTAGGCTAGTGTGATTATTTTGGTTTGATCTGGTCCTTTCTTACCACCTCTCTGGTTGCAAATCTGCTCAGTAGGGGTTCTTTATTGTCTGTCAATGCTTAATTGGCAGAGGTGCCAATTAACTCAAATTCTCAATACAATGGACATGTactaatgcagttttttttttcctttctgtgggCTTCATGTACACTTGCATTCTTTTCATGTTGCCTGCGTTAATAATTGACCACAATAGGAAGAATTGGTAATGAGATCCTTCATGCTGAATCTGCTGTAATAGTGTAACTCACCCAGCCCCTGGATTGTATTGACTGGGAGATGTGTTCCAGACAGAAGTGATGATGAAAGGGTTTGGGTGTCGCCTTTATGCTTTGTGACTAAACTGTGAGCAACAGTCAGAAACCACCTCCCAGTAAAATCCAGTGCATATATAAGACCTTTTTGTAATTCACGACCAAAGATAATTGATTGGATGGGAAACATTTTTCTATAATAAATCATCTTACTGTGAAGTTCCCTTTTTCTTGGCTTTGATCTGTGTGAGCATCTTAATTAATCCTCTCCTCTTTAATGGGCCCTTTGATGGGAACATTTTCTAAGTGAAATCTGTGTTGGTGAAAAGTGCCAGGTTCCCAGCCCTGCAGACTAAAAATCCATACTTATCCACACATCAGATACAATGTAGGTGGCAGTGCTAGCTTTCACCTGCTGCCCACTCTCCAGCTCTGAGCCGTAGGGGTCACCTCGAGTGTGGAGAGGGTAGCTTTGCAGCCTCTGCTCATATGGAAAAGGGAAATTATGTAAAACTTTGCTTTAGAAACTGGATTGACAGCAACAAATTTCACCAAGGTTACTGAACAGCACATTGTAACAGCTGGACTGGGTTTGAGTCTTGTCCTAGAGGGTAAGGCATTACAGCTGTTAGTGTTTATGCAGAGGTGATGATGTTATTGATATCCCTTAAATGGAAAAaaggcaactaaggggggatatgattgatgTCTATAAATtaatgattggtgtggagaaagtaaccaagggagtgttatttactccttctcataacacaagaactaaaggtcaccaatgaaattaataggcagcaggtttaaaacaaacacaaggaaatatttttttcacacaatgcacagtcagcctgtggaactccttgccaaaggccaagattataacggttcaaaaaagaactagataaattcatgaaggacaggtccatcaatggctattagcccggatgggcagggatggtgttcctagtttgctagaagctgggaatgggtgacagaggatggataaCTTGGTAattaccggttctgttcattctctctggggcacctcgcattgggcactgttggaagacaggatactgggctagatggatcttggtctgacccagtatggggcTGTTCTTACCTATACGCCCCCATCAGTAGTATTTGAGCACAGTATTTAACGtttttatcctcccaacaccccccAGGGGATAGGGAAGTGTTCTTATcaccattgcacagatgggaacGGAGGCATCAAGAGACAAGGCCTGTCTTTGCGGCAAGAAAGGTGCGTTTTTCCATCAAGATAGCTATCTTGGTGTGAAATCCTAGGGAAGGCAAGGCACTGTAGCTTTACCTGGATGTAGCTAACCAAGATCAGCCGCATGGTGCAGGGGTATTGGGTTGATCTTGACTAGCTACACTGAGGAACAAACATAGTTGTGCTTTGTCTCCTAGACTTTTACAAGGCGGCAGTAGTGATCACAATGTAAAAACAATCTGTTTTTGCAGGGAAGACCTAGCCCTAAGTGAGTctagtggagcagggaattgaacccaggtgtcctggatGATATCATAACTATTacgccatccttcctctcttatcTAGCAACTGTTTCTCATTGGCAGAACAACACACTAATTTATGCCAGGCAAAGGCTTACAAAGTAGAATGCAAGGGTCACAAGGCAAC
This window encodes:
- the EXOSC6 gene encoding exosome complex component MTR3, which translates into the protein MALDHRRVPGPEESQAPLLYAPPGEAGPDAPGREAAALRPLLARAGLLSQAEGSAYVELAGGTKVLCAVRGPREAAEGRGRLLCEFRRAPFSARGARPRPGPATAARERELGLALQEALAPAVRLARYPRARLELTALVLQDGGSALAAALSAAALALADAGVEMFDLVVGCGLCRAPGPGGAWLLQPGEAEERGAAARLTVALMPGLNQVAGLLGSGQGGPPESWAQALRLGLEGCQRLYPVLRRSLLRAAERRAAQGPRAVGASA